In Pseudoalteromonas sp. MM1, a single window of DNA contains:
- a CDS encoding IS110 family transposase: MNKHSILFIGLDTHKEFNEVAYIEEHRGAQPVHLGRISSSKVAVQKLVRQFESKYPGATLHFVYEAGPCGYWIYRLITSLGHCCYVVAPSLIPKKPGEKIKTDKRDALKLAKLLKSEDLTPIYVPEPEDEAVRDLSRAREVAMKDLKDAKYQLKALLLRNNINYKGTANWSQKHLRWLTELVLPHPAQHIVLQEFLHTINERISRLERLDNELTHHVHQWRYYPVVKAIQAMRGVRLLVATGVVAELGDLSRFDHPRKLMSYLGLVPSEHSSGGKRHIGAITKCGNGRARRLLVEGAHTYRYAANISTDMQKRQEGLPKDIIDIAWKAQLRLCKRYKKMIAKGKHYNLVVTAIAREMIAYIWAIAKEVVLTPVNTKLRLARVPA; this comes from the coding sequence ATGAACAAACATAGCATACTTTTTATCGGACTTGATACACATAAAGAATTCAATGAAGTCGCCTATATTGAAGAACATAGAGGCGCGCAACCCGTTCATCTTGGCCGAATTTCTTCTTCCAAAGTGGCCGTTCAAAAGCTTGTTCGTCAGTTTGAATCCAAATACCCTGGCGCAACGCTACACTTTGTCTATGAAGCAGGCCCTTGTGGTTATTGGATTTACCGATTAATTACCAGCCTTGGCCATTGCTGTTATGTGGTTGCACCCTCTCTTATTCCTAAAAAGCCAGGTGAGAAGATTAAAACCGATAAACGTGATGCCCTTAAGCTTGCTAAATTACTCAAATCTGAAGATTTAACACCTATTTATGTCCCCGAGCCTGAAGATGAAGCTGTACGCGATTTATCTCGTGCACGCGAAGTAGCCATGAAGGATTTAAAAGATGCTAAATATCAGTTAAAAGCGTTGCTGCTTCGCAATAATATTAATTATAAAGGCACCGCAAATTGGTCGCAAAAACATTTACGTTGGCTCACTGAGCTTGTGTTGCCACATCCCGCGCAGCACATCGTCTTACAAGAGTTTTTACACACAATTAATGAACGAATAAGCCGACTTGAGCGGCTAGACAATGAGCTAACACATCACGTCCATCAATGGCGCTATTATCCTGTAGTAAAAGCAATACAAGCTATGCGTGGTGTTCGTTTGTTAGTCGCCACCGGCGTTGTTGCTGAGCTTGGCGATTTATCGCGCTTCGACCACCCCCGCAAATTAATGAGTTATCTTGGTCTTGTACCTAGTGAGCACTCGAGTGGTGGTAAACGCCATATTGGCGCCATCACAAAATGCGGAAACGGCCGAGCGAGGCGCCTTCTCGTTGAAGGCGCACACACTTATCGGTATGCGGCCAATATATCGACAGATATGCAAAAACGACAAGAAGGTTTACCAAAGGACATTATTGATATTGCGTGGAAAGCACAACTTAGGCTCTGCAAGCGCTATAAAAAAATGATAGCCAAAGGGAAACATTACAACCTGGTTGTCACCGCCATTGCTCGAGAAATGATTGCATACATATGGGCAATTGCAAAAGAAGTGGTGCTAACGCCAGTAAATACAAAACTTAGATTGGCAAGAGTACCTGCATGA
- a CDS encoding methionine synthase → MKKLLPTSTAGSLPKPLWLAEPETLWSPWKLKNNELIEGKKDALRIALHSQQLAGIDIVSDGEQTRQHFVTTFIEHLNGVDFEKRKTVKIRDRYDASVPSVVGPVSRQKPVFVEDAKFLRSQTNQPIKWALPGPMTMIDTLYDDHYKSREKLAWEFAKILNQEAKELEAAGVDIIQFDEPAFNVFFDEVNDWGIACLERAIEGLKCETAVHICYGYGIKANTDWKKTLGNEWRQYEEAFPKLQQSNIDIISLECHNSHVPMDLLELIRGKKVMVGAIDVASNEIETPEEVAATLRKALQFVDADKLYPCTNCGMAPLSREVANAKLNALSKGAEIVRKELSTQ, encoded by the coding sequence ATGAAAAAATTATTACCTACATCTACAGCAGGCAGTTTACCAAAGCCTTTATGGCTTGCAGAGCCAGAAACCCTTTGGTCGCCGTGGAAGCTTAAAAACAACGAACTCATTGAAGGCAAAAAAGACGCCCTGCGCATTGCGCTTCACTCACAGCAACTAGCAGGTATTGATATAGTGAGCGATGGCGAGCAAACACGCCAACATTTTGTAACTACATTTATAGAGCACCTTAACGGTGTTGATTTTGAAAAACGAAAAACGGTAAAAATACGCGACCGTTACGATGCAAGTGTACCAAGCGTAGTGGGCCCTGTTAGCCGCCAAAAACCTGTATTTGTAGAAGACGCTAAGTTTTTGCGCTCACAAACTAACCAACCTATAAAGTGGGCACTACCCGGCCCAATGACCATGATAGACACACTGTATGACGACCATTACAAAAGCCGCGAAAAACTAGCGTGGGAATTTGCCAAAATACTCAACCAAGAGGCCAAAGAGCTAGAAGCCGCTGGCGTAGATATTATCCAATTTGATGAGCCCGCGTTTAATGTATTTTTTGATGAAGTAAACGATTGGGGCATTGCCTGTCTAGAGCGCGCAATTGAAGGGTTAAAGTGCGAAACCGCAGTACATATTTGCTACGGCTACGGCATTAAAGCCAACACCGATTGGAAAAAAACACTCGGCAATGAATGGCGCCAGTACGAAGAAGCTTTTCCTAAATTACAGCAATCAAATATTGATATTATCTCATTAGAGTGCCACAACTCGCACGTCCCTATGGATTTACTCGAACTCATTCGTGGTAAAAAAGTAATGGTGGGTGCTATTGATGTTGCCAGCAATGAAATAGAAACACCCGAAGAAGTAGCCGCTACTTTACGCAAAGCCCTACAGTTTGTAGATGCCGACAAACTCTACCCCTGTACTAACTGCGGCATGGCCCCGCTTTCGCGCGAAGTTGCAAACGCTAAGCTTAATGCACTCAGTAAAGGCGCGGAAATAGTAAGAAAAGAGCTATCAACACAATAA
- a CDS encoding DUF1852 domain-containing protein, translating to MSKNITFNIKSQRLDENYQPAENTRITTNFANLARGEHRQQNLRKALNMINNRFNTLANWDNPTAERYSVELEIISVDIGLDENSQRFPSIEILKTNIIDTKTNKRIEGIVGNNFSSYVRDYDFSVLLQQHNKNKPQFSIPDNFGELHGKLFQSFVSSNTYKQYFKKPPVICLSVSDNKTYHRTANQHPILGIEYQPNESSLTEQYFKKMGLQVRYFMPANSAAPFALFFVGDLLNDYTNLELISTISTMETFQKIYRPEIYNANAKAGNAFKPNLKNADHSLTQIIYDRDERSKLAAEQGKFAEEHFIKPYKSVLEQFTSANV from the coding sequence ATGAGTAAAAACATTACATTTAATATTAAAAGTCAGCGCCTTGATGAAAACTACCAACCCGCTGAAAACACCCGTATTACTACTAACTTTGCAAATTTAGCACGTGGCGAGCACCGCCAACAAAACTTAAGAAAAGCGCTAAATATGATCAACAACCGCTTTAACACCTTAGCTAATTGGGATAACCCAACTGCTGAGCGCTACAGCGTAGAGCTTGAGATTATTTCTGTAGATATTGGTTTAGATGAAAACAGCCAACGCTTTCCTTCTATAGAAATATTAAAAACGAATATTATTGATACCAAAACAAACAAGCGCATAGAAGGTATTGTTGGTAATAACTTTTCTTCGTACGTTCGTGACTACGACTTTAGCGTGTTACTTCAGCAACATAATAAAAATAAACCACAATTTAGTATTCCCGATAATTTTGGTGAGCTGCACGGTAAGTTGTTTCAGTCGTTTGTAAGTTCAAACACTTATAAGCAATACTTTAAAAAGCCACCGGTAATTTGCTTAAGTGTGTCAGATAACAAAACCTATCACCGCACTGCCAACCAGCACCCTATTTTAGGCATTGAATACCAACCAAACGAATCTTCGTTAACAGAGCAATACTTTAAAAAAATGGGCCTACAAGTGCGTTACTTTATGCCTGCAAATAGCGCAGCCCCTTTTGCATTGTTTTTTGTTGGTGATTTACTAAACGATTACACCAACCTTGAGCTAATAAGCACCATTAGCACAATGGAAACCTTTCAAAAAATTTATCGCCCAGAAATTTATAACGCCAATGCCAAAGCGGGTAACGCCTTTAAGCCTAATTTAAAAAATGCCGACCACTCACTCACGCAAATTATTTACGACAGAGATGAGCGCAGTAAATTAGCCGCCGAACAAGGCAAGTTTGCTGAAGAGCATTTTATAAAACCGTATAAATCAGTACTTGAGCAATTTACATCAGCAAACGTCTAA
- a CDS encoding DUF5924 family protein codes for MNKLKNLITQFIVAMQKRPGLLAVLAFCSGVASYVMVERKESFSQVIAIVLLVSWFWLIIDNWLRDKVQERFGLAVSPNVIRFALQMVQQESLFFALPFFLAVTQWDHPQALFTSLIILCALISVIDPFYYKKLAKNRTLFTVFHNFALFVVLLVTLPILLNLTTSQSLAIALITSVLITLPSLTNLMPDARWWRFPILVLMLCSISAGVWQLRSFVPPAALRLTDITLAHKVDVEHKKPLGSIDTLDLYTLHHEGLYTWTAVKAPRGLNEKIFHVWIHNKKEVDRITLSINGGRKQGYRAWTHKVNFPHDAQGKWQVKVVTESGQLIGLTKFIVTP; via the coding sequence ATGAACAAACTAAAAAATCTCATTACACAATTTATAGTGGCAATGCAAAAAAGGCCAGGGCTATTGGCAGTATTGGCATTTTGCTCAGGTGTTGCAAGCTATGTAATGGTTGAGAGAAAAGAGTCGTTCTCACAGGTTATTGCCATTGTTTTACTGGTGAGCTGGTTTTGGTTGATTATTGATAACTGGCTACGCGATAAAGTTCAAGAGCGCTTTGGGCTAGCTGTATCTCCCAATGTAATACGCTTTGCACTGCAAATGGTGCAGCAAGAAAGCCTATTTTTTGCGTTACCGTTTTTTTTAGCGGTTACTCAGTGGGATCACCCACAAGCATTATTTACTTCGCTGATTATTTTATGTGCCTTAATATCGGTAATAGATCCATTTTATTATAAAAAGTTAGCTAAAAACCGCACGCTATTTACCGTGTTTCATAACTTTGCATTGTTTGTGGTTTTGCTTGTTACGTTACCTATTTTATTAAACCTAACTACGAGTCAAAGCTTAGCCATTGCACTTATAACCTCAGTGCTTATTACTTTACCAAGCTTAACAAACTTAATGCCTGATGCGCGCTGGTGGCGTTTCCCTATTTTAGTTTTAATGTTGTGTTCAATAAGCGCCGGGGTTTGGCAGCTTCGCAGCTTTGTACCGCCAGCAGCCCTGCGTTTAACCGATATTACCTTGGCACACAAAGTAGATGTTGAGCATAAAAAACCACTAGGAAGTATAGATACTCTTGATTTATATACACTTCATCATGAAGGGTTATACACATGGACTGCTGTAAAAGCGCCAAGAGGTTTAAACGAAAAAATATTTCATGTATGGATACACAATAAAAAAGAGGTCGACAGAATTACGCTCAGTATTAATGGCGGGCGAAAACAAGGCTACAGAGCATGGACGCATAAAGTAAATTTTCCGCATGACGCTCAAGGCAAATGGCAGGTAAAGGTGGTAACCGAGTCGGGGCAACTTATAGGGCTTACGAAATTTATTGTTACACCTTAA
- a CDS encoding cation diffusion facilitator family transporter, whose amino-acid sequence MSHDHSHHISHYNRAFAIGVLLNLIFVAIEAGYGFFANSLALLADAGHNLSDVVSLLLAWGANVLASKAATDKRTFGYKKSTVLASLASSVLLMAALASIAWHAIERFENPQPVTGMTVIVVSLIGVVINTLTALLFVQGQKHDLNIRGAFLHMAADAAVSLGVVIAGVVILFKNWQWVDPVVSLSIVVIVFIGTWGLFKDSLNYATDAVPKNISIEKLKQYFLSIEHITDVHGLHVWPLSTTESALIVHLVTDNNALNNDFLIEVQHHLHDHFDIEHATIQVESSQGSEGCMFNHRHAHG is encoded by the coding sequence ATGAGTCACGATCACAGCCATCATATTAGTCACTATAATCGTGCGTTTGCTATAGGGGTTTTACTTAATCTTATCTTTGTAGCGATAGAAGCAGGGTATGGATTTTTTGCCAACTCCCTCGCGCTTTTAGCCGATGCAGGGCATAACCTAAGTGACGTGGTTAGTTTATTACTTGCATGGGGAGCAAATGTTTTGGCAAGTAAAGCAGCTACCGATAAGCGTACCTTTGGCTATAAAAAATCAACGGTACTAGCGTCTTTAGCGAGCTCTGTTTTACTTATGGCTGCACTTGCTAGCATAGCCTGGCATGCCATTGAGCGTTTTGAAAACCCTCAGCCGGTTACAGGCATGACGGTTATAGTGGTTTCGCTTATTGGTGTAGTAATTAACACATTAACTGCGTTGTTGTTTGTGCAAGGGCAAAAGCACGATTTAAATATTAGAGGTGCTTTTTTACACATGGCGGCAGATGCAGCAGTGTCTTTGGGTGTGGTAATTGCTGGCGTTGTTATTTTATTTAAAAATTGGCAGTGGGTAGACCCTGTTGTAAGTTTGAGTATTGTTGTGATTGTGTTTATTGGCACATGGGGATTATTTAAAGACTCGCTCAATTACGCCACAGACGCGGTACCCAAAAACATTAGTATAGAAAAACTAAAGCAGTATTTTTTAAGCATTGAGCATATAACTGATGTGCATGGGCTACATGTGTGGCCACTAAGTACCACTGAGTCTGCGCTTATTGTTCACTTAGTAACTGACAACAACGCATTAAATAACGACTTTTTAATTGAAGTACAGCACCATTTACATGACCACTTTGACATTGAACACGCCACCATTCAAGTTGAAAGCAGCCAAGGCAGCGAAGGTTGCATGTTTAACCATAGGCATGCCCATGGTTAA
- a CDS encoding Nramp family divalent metal transporter: MRFGPGLLVTAAFIGPGTITTASVAGANFGFALIWTLLFSVIATILLQSMAARLGVATGQDLAQALRANIKTPYLKALASFLVISAIGVGSAAYEAGNLSGASMGLVGIFPGISAQIWTPLIAVCSAILLYSGKHKVVENALILLVILMSLVFISTLIMAAPPMAKVLAGFIPTMPSGSITTVLALIGTTIVPYNLFLHSGVLAAQDHSKSDKDTVIKQTNLDTGLSITLGGVITLAILSTASVAFYGTEAGKISAANMAVQLEPLLGEAAHYFFAIGLFAAGLTSAITAPLAGAYAVCGMLGWSSEMSNTRFKAVAITILAFGAFVASLGLDPVAVIIFAQAANGLLLPIITAYLVWLVNQKSVMGKYTNSTVLNVVILPVLLLIFSLSCYKLSGLIF, from the coding sequence ATGCGATTTGGCCCAGGATTACTTGTAACAGCTGCATTTATTGGCCCCGGAACAATCACCACGGCAAGTGTTGCCGGTGCAAACTTTGGATTTGCATTAATTTGGACATTACTCTTTTCGGTTATTGCCACTATTTTGCTGCAGTCTATGGCTGCTCGATTAGGCGTAGCAACAGGGCAAGATTTAGCACAAGCGTTACGTGCAAACATTAAAACCCCTTATCTTAAAGCGCTTGCTAGCTTTTTAGTAATAAGTGCAATTGGTGTAGGCAGTGCTGCATATGAAGCCGGAAACCTCAGTGGTGCAAGCATGGGGCTAGTTGGTATTTTTCCTGGGATAAGCGCACAAATATGGACGCCGCTAATTGCTGTGTGTAGTGCCATTCTTTTATACAGTGGTAAGCACAAAGTGGTAGAAAACGCATTAATACTGCTGGTGATCCTCATGAGTCTGGTATTTATATCTACTCTAATTATGGCTGCGCCACCAATGGCTAAGGTACTCGCTGGGTTTATACCTACAATGCCAAGTGGCTCAATTACTACGGTATTGGCCCTCATTGGCACAACCATTGTGCCGTATAACTTATTTTTGCACTCAGGTGTTTTAGCAGCGCAAGATCATTCTAAAAGTGATAAAGACACTGTTATTAAACAAACGAACCTCGATACTGGTTTATCAATTACATTAGGTGGGGTGATCACCCTTGCCATTTTATCAACCGCATCTGTTGCCTTTTATGGCACCGAAGCCGGAAAAATTAGTGCAGCAAACATGGCCGTGCAACTTGAGCCATTACTTGGCGAAGCAGCGCATTACTTTTTTGCTATTGGTTTATTTGCCGCTGGGTTAACCAGTGCAATAACAGCTCCATTAGCTGGTGCGTATGCGGTTTGTGGTATGCTTGGCTGGTCTAGCGAAATGAGTAATACCCGTTTTAAAGCTGTAGCTATCACTATTTTAGCCTTTGGTGCATTTGTAGCATCATTGGGGCTTGACCCTGTTGCGGTAATTATATTTGCACAAGCTGCAAATGGGTTGCTGCTACCCATAATTACCGCGTATTTAGTGTGGTTAGTTAACCAAAAATCGGTGATGGGAAAATACACTAACTCAACGGTTTTAAATGTAGTTATTTTACCCGTGTTACTCCTTATATTTTCGTTAAGTTGTTACAAGCTATCAGGCTTGATTTTTTAA
- a CDS encoding NADPH-dependent FMN reductase — protein sequence MKFLVFLGTVRDSTPPKPARLGERVAKSCLKCLNERYSEHEFELIDALDFPSEDVFKPHFAYAKSQAPSNLTALADKISQADGYIMISPEYNHSMSPALADLLSHFGSSLFSYKPSAIVTYSAGQWGGLRAAISLRTFLSELGCLPVSAMVHVPKAQEVLNSDGSMQEGEEEKSWFNYYSRTFSQLMWWAQASSQHSQNVDPHAMLKSFKTSPSQRNAP from the coding sequence ATGAAATTTTTAGTTTTTTTAGGCACCGTTAGAGATAGCACTCCCCCTAAGCCAGCGCGATTAGGAGAGCGAGTGGCTAAGTCATGCCTTAAATGTTTAAACGAGCGCTACAGCGAGCACGAATTTGAACTTATAGACGCGCTCGACTTTCCTTCTGAAGATGTATTTAAGCCGCATTTTGCTTATGCAAAAAGCCAAGCACCTTCTAATTTAACAGCCTTAGCAGATAAAATCAGCCAAGCCGATGGCTATATTATGATAAGCCCAGAGTACAATCATAGTATGAGCCCTGCATTAGCTGATTTATTAAGTCACTTTGGCAGCTCGTTATTTTCCTATAAGCCAAGCGCTATTGTCACCTATTCGGCAGGGCAATGGGGAGGGCTACGTGCGGCAATTAGTTTGCGTACCTTTTTATCAGAACTCGGCTGCTTGCCAGTCTCTGCAATGGTGCATGTACCTAAGGCGCAAGAGGTACTAAATAGCGATGGTTCAATGCAAGAGGGTGAAGAAGAAAAATCGTGGTTTAATTATTATTCGCGTACTTTTAGCCAACTTATGTGGTGGGCACAGGCGAGCAGCCAACATAGTCAAAACGTCGATCCCCACGCTATGTTAAAAAGCTTTAAAACTTCGCCTTCTCAGCGAAATGCACCTTAA
- a CDS encoding TonB-dependent receptor, with amino-acid sequence MKRLALLTLSTLYSTCSYANIETITVYGHRDGLIGNSISASSGIIGQGEIQQRPMLRSAEMLELIPGMAVTQHSGSGKANQYFIRGFNLDHGTDFATSIEGMPINMRSHGHGQGYTDLNFIIPEAISTINYQKGSYSASQGDFSSAGSAQFKLADDLKHQQIELAIGEDNYKRAVVLGSTNLTTGKLIAAAEWQGYDGPWDKINEDVNKKNALLRYVGKAFNGDLSISAMAYDNAWNSADQIPQRAVTQGIINQLGSLDTTLGGSSSRYSLSTNWQSEHVKASAYIINYDLNLYSNFSYFLNDPINGDQFNQQDNRTIYGTNLSYQFDTQTLAINMQHTAGIELRHDDIDNVGLYNTKARKQLNTVRQDALKQTSYSSFWESKFLLTPKLEATAGVRYDYFNSNVTSTANANSGKASDDLVSLKASLNYRFNSVLATYANWGQSFHSNDARGSTISIDPITGEPANKVDLLVKSEGAEIGLRFADEQKFNISAALWWLSLDSELLFVGDAGNTEPSDASKRYGLEMSAYYWINDKFSIDLETSFTHSRLDINDENNYIEGAVPVVASTGLNWHISEQWQSSIRVRHIGKRTLTDDGDKRSNPLTVVNSALSYKQTHWKVDLELLNLFDSTDHDIDYYYASRLPGEPAQGVEDNHFHPIEPRTARLTISLLF; translated from the coding sequence ATGAAGAGATTAGCATTACTTACACTGAGCACTTTATATAGCACTTGCAGTTACGCGAATATAGAAACCATCACAGTTTATGGGCATAGAGATGGCTTAATTGGTAACTCAATTAGTGCGTCGAGCGGAATTATTGGCCAAGGAGAAATACAGCAACGCCCTATGCTCAGAAGTGCCGAAATGTTAGAGCTTATACCAGGTATGGCAGTCACTCAACACAGTGGCTCGGGTAAGGCTAATCAATATTTTATTAGAGGGTTTAATCTTGATCACGGTACTGATTTTGCCACCAGCATTGAGGGCATGCCTATAAATATGCGAAGCCATGGTCACGGCCAAGGTTACACAGATCTAAACTTTATTATTCCTGAAGCAATTTCAACAATAAATTACCAAAAAGGGTCATACAGTGCATCACAAGGTGACTTTTCAAGCGCAGGTAGTGCACAGTTTAAATTAGCTGACGATTTAAAACATCAACAAATAGAGCTCGCCATAGGAGAGGATAATTATAAGCGTGCTGTAGTACTTGGCTCTACAAACCTTACAACAGGAAAACTAATTGCAGCCGCAGAATGGCAAGGTTACGACGGCCCATGGGATAAAATAAACGAAGACGTCAATAAAAAAAATGCCTTATTACGCTATGTAGGTAAAGCCTTTAATGGCGACCTATCAATAAGTGCAATGGCTTACGACAATGCATGGAACTCAGCAGATCAAATTCCTCAGCGGGCTGTAACCCAAGGTATAATAAATCAATTAGGCTCACTAGATACCACCCTTGGTGGCAGCTCTAGCCGTTATAGTTTATCAACTAACTGGCAAAGTGAGCATGTTAAAGCCAGCGCTTATATCATTAATTACGATTTAAATCTGTATTCTAATTTTAGTTACTTTTTAAATGATCCAATTAATGGCGATCAGTTTAATCAGCAAGATAACCGCACTATTTATGGCACTAATTTAAGCTATCAGTTCGACACTCAAACACTAGCTATAAACATGCAACATACTGCAGGGATTGAGCTTCGCCACGATGACATAGATAACGTAGGGCTTTATAATACAAAAGCAAGAAAGCAACTTAATACGGTAAGACAAGACGCACTAAAGCAAACTAGTTACTCAAGCTTTTGGGAGTCTAAATTTTTACTTACCCCAAAATTAGAGGCCACCGCTGGTGTAAGGTATGACTATTTTAATTCAAACGTAACCAGTACTGCTAATGCCAATTCAGGTAAAGCGAGCGATGACTTAGTTAGTTTAAAAGCAAGTTTAAATTACCGCTTCAATAGTGTACTTGCTACCTATGCAAATTGGGGGCAATCATTTCACTCTAACGATGCGCGTGGTTCTACAATAAGTATCGACCCAATTACAGGTGAGCCTGCAAATAAAGTCGACCTATTAGTAAAAAGTGAAGGCGCTGAAATTGGATTAAGATTTGCTGATGAGCAAAAGTTTAATATATCGGCTGCACTTTGGTGGTTATCCCTCGACTCAGAGCTATTGTTTGTAGGAGACGCAGGCAATACAGAGCCTAGTGACGCGTCTAAGCGTTACGGATTAGAAATGAGCGCTTATTACTGGATAAACGACAAGTTTAGTATTGATTTAGAAACCTCGTTTACACATTCTCGCTTAGATATTAATGATGAAAATAACTACATAGAAGGTGCTGTGCCGGTAGTAGCAAGTACAGGCTTAAACTGGCATATAAGTGAACAATGGCAGTCATCAATTAGAGTACGTCATATTGGTAAACGTACATTAACTGATGACGGTGATAAACGATCAAACCCATTAACAGTAGTTAATAGTGCTCTTAGCTATAAACAAACTCACTGGAAAGTAGACCTAGAACTACTAAATTTATTTGATAGTACCGATCACGATATAGATTACTACTACGCTTCGCGCCTACCGGGTGAGCCTGCACAAGGTGTTGAAGATAATCACTTTCATCCTATTGAACCTCGTACAGCCCGCTTAACTATTAGCTTATTATTTTAA
- a CDS encoding serine/threonine protein kinase — MKAKEIRNFYINEEQSVYLLSHRDAKKHRQWLNICIKQLTALGYKNVEMIGSGAFGFVFAGNDENALPWVFKFSRITLAQSVRDRLEDEAYMLSQIDNPLVPTFYAFERIKKQGILMMARAIGEDLEKVSLKKGRFSAAHIMRLAVRLRNVLIDLRNHKNGLTPQPIVHGDIKPSNLVWDEQSDALSLVDWGSSVYAQVDSNGEPIASNFMDLMSGDLSTTNARMGDVYFIGDAQMSGEQSSPRFDEQGVASTLYALASAQSCRFGAQAIPASSLGLPKELANVIDGMLSKNKTIRDGAGDYFMRNITKMAKAYLPELKKDEPRPAIPYWFGKGDKPDTVVYSSRKQFLRQADHNQHLLDVNDAQLDRYYKEFLFDTGDTEKAFLASISRLAKYPVVGGLSFHWKDELLFVESSLIMHDESLKIAFTDAINNTVMLAQAISQKGLFKCCLFDARKTIQLERDGTGAFKFDNLPELEYEVVSMKANEIARPHSYFEDGKDPDEQLQLPKKVIRCVFELNQIHHTGCIIFEALPDRIKIHHYYRLLDESKEAEFKRLLNKLMQYAVNITDVGVAGFMKLPYKNTREFSLCEKQPENFFPKNPKLLAQ, encoded by the coding sequence TTGAAAGCCAAAGAAATTCGCAACTTTTATATTAACGAAGAGCAATCTGTTTATTTGCTTTCACATAGAGATGCCAAAAAACACCGTCAATGGCTAAATATTTGTATTAAACAACTGACTGCCCTTGGGTATAAAAATGTAGAGATGATTGGCTCTGGCGCATTTGGGTTTGTGTTTGCTGGTAATGACGAAAACGCCTTACCTTGGGTGTTTAAGTTCTCGCGTATTACGCTTGCCCAAAGTGTGCGCGATCGCCTAGAAGACGAAGCGTATATGCTCTCGCAAATTGATAATCCGCTCGTGCCAACCTTTTATGCTTTTGAGCGAATAAAAAAGCAAGGCATTTTAATGATGGCACGCGCCATTGGCGAAGATCTGGAAAAGGTATCGCTAAAAAAAGGGCGCTTTAGTGCTGCCCATATTATGCGTTTAGCTGTGCGCTTGCGTAATGTATTAATTGATCTGCGTAATCATAAAAACGGTTTAACCCCTCAACCTATAGTACATGGTGATATAAAACCTTCTAACTTGGTGTGGGATGAGCAAAGCGATGCGCTGTCTTTAGTTGATTGGGGAAGCTCTGTTTACGCACAGGTTGATAGTAATGGCGAACCTATAGCCAGTAATTTTATGGATTTAATGTCGGGCGATTTAAGCACTACTAATGCCAGAATGGGCGATGTGTATTTTATTGGTGATGCGCAAATGTCGGGGGAGCAATCATCTCCACGTTTTGATGAGCAAGGCGTTGCTTCTACTTTATATGCACTTGCCTCTGCTCAATCGTGTCGTTTTGGCGCGCAAGCTATTCCTGCAAGCTCACTTGGCTTACCTAAAGAGCTTGCTAATGTAATTGATGGCATGCTTTCTAAAAATAAAACCATACGGGATGGTGCTGGCGATTACTTTATGCGTAACATTACTAAAATGGCTAAGGCGTATTTACCTGAGCTTAAAAAAGACGAGCCTCGTCCTGCAATTCCGTATTGGTTTGGCAAAGGTGATAAGCCCGACACCGTAGTATATAGCTCGCGCAAACAGTTTTTACGACAGGCCGATCATAACCAGCACTTGCTTGATGTTAACGATGCACAATTAGACCGCTACTATAAAGAGTTTTTGTTTGATACCGGCGATACCGAAAAAGCCTTTTTGGCTTCTATTAGTCGCTTAGCTAAGTATCCGGTAGTGGGTGGATTGAGTTTTCATTGGAAAGATGAATTGTTGTTTGTTGAGTCATCGCTTATTATGCATGATGAAAGTTTAAAAATAGCCTTTACTGATGCTATAAATAATACCGTTATGCTGGCTCAAGCGATAAGTCAAAAAGGTTTATTTAAATGTTGCTTATTTGACGCGCGTAAAACTATTCAATTAGAGCGAGATGGAACCGGGGCGTTTAAGTTTGATAACCTCCCTGAGCTTGAGTACGAAGTGGTAAGTATGAAGGCTAACGAAATTGCACGTCCGCATTCTTACTTTGAAGACGGTAAAGACCCTGATGAGCAGCTGCAACTTCCTAAAAAAGTGATTAGATGTGTGTTTGAGCTAAACCAAATTCATCACACGGGTTGTATAATATTTGAAGCACTGCCAGATCGAATTAAAATACACCATTACTATCGCCTACTTGATGAAAGCAAAGAAGCAGAGTTTAAACGCTTACTTAATAAATTAATGCAGTATGCAGTTAACATTACTGATGTAGGGGTAGCGGGATTTATGAAGCTTCCTTATAAAAACACCCGCGAATTTTCGCTTTGCGAAAAACAACCAGAAAATTTCTTTCCTAAAAATCCTAAATTATTAGCCCAGTAA